From the genome of Neodiprion pinetum isolate iyNeoPine1 chromosome 3, iyNeoPine1.2, whole genome shotgun sequence, one region includes:
- the LOC124215471 gene encoding trigger factor-like isoform X2 has translation MPGNKGIDHQVKTQSQNTVQVKPATTLLQINESQISEEITHESEPHRSKVTLLKRKPAVPVALVHAKHCESIETEMKFGIDSKLRKILSKPNEEVSTTELSSEKPLLKIIVYKKLSDVQVTLNPMQFETIYLPAHKENEDHSKNVTFEKKVWISKQSNQSIDEKNFTGRENSSSKSTISSISNEISTPKVKQYTNNKSKPKNTSCVPTLVKSKSKITSQGQMYSHSTVSKVQSPNSEDRQDSDQLRERLKELKARRQREQSKITRLQFHLTQLEKKIEESSHEKVVLPSSTLRSKPTGPKSTWLIREKEEYEKLLKDVREMKLKVLRQRHTRELEKVRKLQIQMANLSKKMKENDEREIAAMSNLRRTRNATIPNWMKREEDEYEKLLQDVRKIKQSYMLRQSKQISTKPNSPNTAPSETASSDDECILIETIPETIELMEEIEVIEKIKDESRLMHRIEEGSARMKTDGYSQTAENSRDCGEIIEEIDEEWIEISGCVKAYRS, from the exons ATGCCTGGTAACAAAGGAATTGATCATCAAGTAAAGACACAGAGTCAAAACACAGTACAAGTGAAACCTGCCACTACGTTACTACAAATAAATGAATCACAAATATCTGAAGAAATAACTCATGAAAGTGAACCGCACCGAAGTAAGGTAACATTGTTAAAACGAAAGCCTGCTGTGCCTGTGGCACTAGTACATGCAAAACACTGTGAATCAATTGAgactgaaatgaaatttggaaTAGATTCCAAGTTAAGAAAGATTTTATCGAAACCAAACGAGGAAGTTTCCACCACTGAGTTAAGCAGTGAGAAACCTTTACTTAAGATAATCGTATATAAAAAACTTTCCGATGTTCAAGTCACTTTAAACCCGATGCAGTTTGAAACTATTTATTTACCAGCTCacaaagaaaatgaagatCATTCTAAGAATGTCACATTTGAAAAGAAAGTGTGGATTTCAAAACAATCTAATCAAAGTATTGACGAAAAGAACTTCACAGGCCGTGAAAATTCGTCAAGCAAGTCTACAATATCCAGTATTTCCAATGAAATTTCTACACCAAAAGTAAAACAGTATACTAATAATAAGtcaaaaccaaaaaatactTCTTGTGTGCCAACTCTAGTGAAATCAAAGTCGAAAATCACATCTCAAGGTCAGAT GTACAGTCACTCAACTGTCAGCAAAGTTCAATCTCCAAATTCTGAAGACCGTCAAGATTCTGACCAACTTCGAGAACGGCTTAAGGAATTGAAGGCGAGACGACAACGGGAACAGTCAAAAATCACAAGGTTACAATTTCATCTGACACAACTAGAGAAAAAGATCGAAGAAAGTAGTCACGAAAAAGTTGTATTGCCTAGTTCGACACTACGGAGTAAGCCGACTGGGCCCAAATCGACCTGGTTAATACGCGAAAAGGAGGaatatgaaaagttgttgaaagATGTCAGAGAGATGAAACTCAAAGTGCTAAGGCAGAGGCACACGCGAGAATTGGAAAAAGTCAGGAAGTTGCAGATACAAATGGCTAACTTGAGTAAAAAGATGAAGGAGAATGATGAAAGAGAAATCGCGGCAATGTCTAATTTGCGACGCACACGCAATGCAACCATACCCAACTGGATGAAACGAGAGGAGGATGAGTATGAAAAACTACTCCAGGATGTGAGAAAGATTAAACAAAGTTACATGCTGCGCCAGTCAAAACAAATTTCCACTAAACCAAATTCGCCCAATACTGCTCCTTCAGAAACAGCTTCAAGCGACGATGAGTGCATATTGATTGAAACAATTCCAGAAACAATTGAACTGATGGAAGAAATTGaagtaatagaaaaaataaaagatgagAGCAGGCTGATGCACAGGATTGAAGAGGGCAGTGCCCGAATGAAAACTGATGGATACAGTCAAACTGCAGAAAATTCGAGAGATTGTGgtgaaataattgaagaaattgatGAAGAATGGATTGAAATAAGTGGTTGTGTAAAAGCATACCGATCTTGA
- the LOC124215471 gene encoding THAP domain-containing protein 5-like isoform X1, translating to MQKMQSCCITGCDSYKETNNKRIGYFKFPLHNTSLLNRWLLQINNTGFKLSETSQICSEHFQRNYIDWHLNKKNPHLLPNAVPTIFPCERKMPGNKGIDHQVKTQSQNTVQVKPATTLLQINESQISEEITHESEPHRSKVTLLKRKPAVPVALVHAKHCESIETEMKFGIDSKLRKILSKPNEEVSTTELSSEKPLLKIIVYKKLSDVQVTLNPMQFETIYLPAHKENEDHSKNVTFEKKVWISKQSNQSIDEKNFTGRENSSSKSTISSISNEISTPKVKQYTNNKSKPKNTSCVPTLVKSKSKITSQGQMYSHSTVSKVQSPNSEDRQDSDQLRERLKELKARRQREQSKITRLQFHLTQLEKKIEESSHEKVVLPSSTLRSKPTGPKSTWLIREKEEYEKLLKDVREMKLKVLRQRHTRELEKVRKLQIQMANLSKKMKENDEREIAAMSNLRRTRNATIPNWMKREEDEYEKLLQDVRKIKQSYMLRQSKQISTKPNSPNTAPSETASSDDECILIETIPETIELMEEIEVIEKIKDESRLMHRIEEGSARMKTDGYSQTAENSRDCGEIIEEIDEEWIEISGCVKAYRS from the exons atgcaaaaaatgcaaagctGTTGCATCACGGGTTGTGATAGTTATAAAGAAACTAATAACAAGCGTATCGGATATTTTAA ATTCCCTCTGCATAACACATCATTACTCAACAGATGGTTGCTACAAATTAACAATACAGGATTCAAGCTATCGGAAACTAGTCAGATATGCAGCGAACACTTTCAAAGGAATTATATTGATTGGCacctgaacaaaaaaaatcctcattTGTTGCCTAATGCTGTACCTACGATATTTCCCTGTGAGAGAAAAATGCCTGGTAACAAAGGAATTGATCATCAAGTAAAGACACAGAGTCAAAACACAGTACAAGTGAAACCTGCCACTACGTTACTACAAATAAATGAATCACAAATATCTGAAGAAATAACTCATGAAAGTGAACCGCACCGAAGTAAGGTAACATTGTTAAAACGAAAGCCTGCTGTGCCTGTGGCACTAGTACATGCAAAACACTGTGAATCAATTGAgactgaaatgaaatttggaaTAGATTCCAAGTTAAGAAAGATTTTATCGAAACCAAACGAGGAAGTTTCCACCACTGAGTTAAGCAGTGAGAAACCTTTACTTAAGATAATCGTATATAAAAAACTTTCCGATGTTCAAGTCACTTTAAACCCGATGCAGTTTGAAACTATTTATTTACCAGCTCacaaagaaaatgaagatCATTCTAAGAATGTCACATTTGAAAAGAAAGTGTGGATTTCAAAACAATCTAATCAAAGTATTGACGAAAAGAACTTCACAGGCCGTGAAAATTCGTCAAGCAAGTCTACAATATCCAGTATTTCCAATGAAATTTCTACACCAAAAGTAAAACAGTATACTAATAATAAGtcaaaaccaaaaaatactTCTTGTGTGCCAACTCTAGTGAAATCAAAGTCGAAAATCACATCTCAAGGTCAGAT GTACAGTCACTCAACTGTCAGCAAAGTTCAATCTCCAAATTCTGAAGACCGTCAAGATTCTGACCAACTTCGAGAACGGCTTAAGGAATTGAAGGCGAGACGACAACGGGAACAGTCAAAAATCACAAGGTTACAATTTCATCTGACACAACTAGAGAAAAAGATCGAAGAAAGTAGTCACGAAAAAGTTGTATTGCCTAGTTCGACACTACGGAGTAAGCCGACTGGGCCCAAATCGACCTGGTTAATACGCGAAAAGGAGGaatatgaaaagttgttgaaagATGTCAGAGAGATGAAACTCAAAGTGCTAAGGCAGAGGCACACGCGAGAATTGGAAAAAGTCAGGAAGTTGCAGATACAAATGGCTAACTTGAGTAAAAAGATGAAGGAGAATGATGAAAGAGAAATCGCGGCAATGTCTAATTTGCGACGCACACGCAATGCAACCATACCCAACTGGATGAAACGAGAGGAGGATGAGTATGAAAAACTACTCCAGGATGTGAGAAAGATTAAACAAAGTTACATGCTGCGCCAGTCAAAACAAATTTCCACTAAACCAAATTCGCCCAATACTGCTCCTTCAGAAACAGCTTCAAGCGACGATGAGTGCATATTGATTGAAACAATTCCAGAAACAATTGAACTGATGGAAGAAATTGaagtaatagaaaaaataaaagatgagAGCAGGCTGATGCACAGGATTGAAGAGGGCAGTGCCCGAATGAAAACTGATGGATACAGTCAAACTGCAGAAAATTCGAGAGATTGTGgtgaaataattgaagaaattgatGAAGAATGGATTGAAATAAGTGGTTGTGTAAAAGCATACCGATCTTGA
- the LOC124215472 gene encoding leucine-rich repeat-containing protein 9-like has product MLTAFSPYYNTRREVYTIVINVPFAKYSVRVEKQDNYHRMHLGFNENTCRCLSIVNPEHAKPVFAVEYEYIFENGSEKDTSKKPRSQVTQSNPSNTWPNLDFENLPKCLSLTELEVYELQIIDLCGRGINKLGAMIDLPNLRELNLSYNKLTAMPDSSMLKHVRKLDVSFNEIQSFEMDTCLPLLESLNAAWNNVSGFIESLESLKTITPNLIMLNVKHNPFKDVIKTEATSSLAQAAMPSLKCFNGEIFCHTLHAEYANQHPWIIDHFEMADLDKSRAIKNNLARVISEPNKRLTSPLLINDTQLENVQYANLVDNQLSSVEFIAEFQQLKEIYLANNLLTKILLHKCANNLTKLSLCCNFVVKMDGIIQENLPVLKYLDLSNNLITSLISMGVFHTLTEFYCSHNNISTLSEVCNLKNWTGLKIVDISSNPIDSTGLCKKFIIFHISKVEVR; this is encoded by the exons ATGCTCACTGCATTTAGCCCATATTACAATACCAGACGGGAAGTCTATACGATTGTTATTAATGTGCCGTTTGCTAAATATTCTGTAAGGGTCGAAAAACAGGACAATTATCACAGGATGCATTTGGGCTTTAACGAGAATACTTGTCGGTGTCTGTCCATTGTAAATCCCGAACACGCGAAGCCTGTTTTTGCCGTGGAGTATGAATATATCTTCGAG AATGGGTCTGAAAAGGATACATCCAAGAAACCTCGCAGTCAAGTGACTCAATCAAATCCATCGAATACTTGGCCAAATTtagactttgaaaatttacccAAGTGTTTGAGTTTGACGGAACTTGAGGTTTACGAACTGCAAATAATTGATCTCTGTGGTCGCGGTATCAACAAACTGGGCGCTATGATTGATTTGCCAAATTTGAGAGAACTAAATCTCAGTTACAACAAACTAACTGCGATGCCAGACTCGTCTATGTTGAAACATGTCAGAAAATTAGACGTCAgttttaatgaaattcaatcattTGAAATGGACACATGTCTACCACTGTTGGAAAGCTTGAACGCTGCATGGAACAATGTTTCCGGATTTATCGAGTCCTTGGAATCTCTTAAAACTATCACTCCAAACTTGATTATGCTCAATGTCAAGCACAACCCATTTAAAGATGTTATCAAGACAGAAGCCACGTCTTCACTAGCGCAGGCCGCTATGCCGTCATTAAAGTGTTTCAACGGAGAGATATTTTGTCATACTCTTCATGCAGAATATGCCAATCAACATCCTTGGATAATCGATCATTTTGAAATGGCAGACTTGGACAAGTCGAGAGCCATTAAGAATAATCTGGCGCGTGTCATTTCAGAACCTAATAAACGTTTGACCTCGCCGTTGCTAATTAATGACACACAATTGGAAAACGTTCAATACGCCAACTTGGTGGACAATCAATTGAGTAGCGTGGAATTCATTGCAGAATTTCAACAGCTGAAAGAGATTTATTTGGCGAATAATctgttgacaaaaattttactccaCAAGTGTGCAAATAATTTGACTAAGCTTAGTCTCTGCTGCAACTTTGTCGTGAAAATGGATGGGATAATACAGGAAAATCTTCCAGTTCTGAAATACCTTGACTTGTCCAATAACCTGATTACGTCATTGATTTCAATGGGTGTTTTTCACACTTTGACCGAATTTTATTGCTCTCATAATAATATCAGTACACTTTCCGAAGTATGTAATCTGAAGAATTGGACTGGGCTAAAAATTGTAGACATATCAAGTAATCCAATTGATTCCACGGGTTTGTGCAAGAAGTTTATAATATTCCACATATCCAAGGTCGAAGTAAGATAA
- the LOC138190634 gene encoding leucine-rich repeat-containing protein 9-like produces MPNVGNLQNLKQLSITNCAIKKVNLTEEVLPNLESLDLRQNQITTLWGLHSLIKLQTLSLSHNQVGKSMTICQKDTVMPKLLFPNLITLFLDHNDIRSLAGFNFENMPMLKYLFLQHNELQDINGVQSCVGLETLVVDHNKIQVITEEDFHSDNNIRSFFSEYNKIKFLNFVRRLTKIEKLFVSNNKVSDKDQIKNLGTLKRLKEITILGNPLCKRTNHYKLALQALVTLRRIDGHSVIPKDYLDD; encoded by the exons ATGCCCAATGTCGGTAATCTGCAAAATCTCAAGCAGCTCAGCATCACTAACTGTGCGataaaaaaa GTGAATCTGACGGAGGAAGTCCTACCCAATCTTGAGAGTTTGGATCTTCGACAGAACCAAATCACAACTTTGTGGGGTCTCCATAGTCTGATAAAGTTGCAAACATTAAGTCTGAGCCACAATCAAGTTGGGAAATCGATGACTATTTGTCAGAAAGATACTGTCATGCCCAAACTTTTATTCCCCAATTTGATTACTCTGTTCTTAGATCACAATGACATTCGATCTCTGGCGggatttaattttgaaaacatgCCGATGCTAAAATATCTCTTCTTGCAACACAACGAGTTGCAGGACATCAATG GAGTGCAAAGCTGTGTGGGATTGGAAACTTTGGTGGTGGATCATAACAAAATTCAAGTGATTACGGAGGAAGATTTTCATTCGGACAATAATATCAGATCATTTTTCTCAGagtacaataaaataaagtttctgAACTTTGTCAGACGtcttacaaaaattgaaaagctATTTGTCTCTAACAACAAAGTGTCT GACAAAGATCAGATCAAGAACTTAGGCACATTGAAACGTCTGAAGGAAATCACAATACTCGGAAATCCTCTTTGCAAAAGGACAAATCATTATAAGCTCGCTTTGCAAGCTCTCGTCACTTTGAGGCGTATCGATGGTCACTCAGTAATTCCGAAAGACTATTTAGATGATTAA
- the LOC124215473 gene encoding endoribonuclease CG2145 gives MQSNRWTGFLLVAITVIVGCMGKKQNKVTNSELKQLTEELFGYEDQIFRSRVETNFQGQLTGRRFRDVAPQPFLAVDDEIFENPVVKRLRKLFDNYEMDTNQKENVTLEEKEEEERLLDALLETNSINRVINFCSDHGLVGKGNRTHREILRHVWFQQYPRHQNIDVATSSAFEHIFLGELKRGRKLTGLHNWVSFNNAERSGDIDYWGYRLKNSLGNTTIPAVVDVAYRYVGHVSSTIFFIGTSPELEMTLFTLCYFARPNKYCHISMNGTDFGIKTYVTNHRGRHAHLATAFPQY, from the exons ATGCAAAGCAATCGATGGACAGGATTTCTTCTGGTTGCAATCACCGTTATTGTTG GTTGCAtggggaaaaaacaaaacaaggtCACCAACTCGGAACTGAAGCAGTTGACGGAAGAACTTTTTGGATATGAAGATCAGATCTTTCGATCTCGCGTTGAGACCAATTTTCAGGGCCAGTTGACGGGGAGGAGATTCAGAGACGTTGCGCCCCAACC GTTTTTAGCCGTGGATGAcgagatttttgaaaatccagTTGTAAAACGCCTTCGCAAGTTGTTCGACAATTACGAAATGGATACGAATCAAAAGGAGAACGTAACCCTAGaggaaaaagaggaagaagaaagacTTCTGGACGCTTTACTCGAGACTAACTCGATTAATCGTGTCATCAATTTCTGTTCCGACCATGGCCTTGTTGGGAAAGGCAATCGCACACACAGAGAAATACTTAGGCATGTTTGGTTCCAACAGTACCCAAGGCATCAAAATATCGATGTAGCTACAAGCTCAGCGTTCGAGCATATTTTTCTCGGAGAATTGAAACGTGGTAGAAAATTAACAGGTCTACACAATTGGGTATCTTTCAACAATGCCGAGAGGTCTGGTGACATTGATTACTGGGGATACAGATTGAAGAATTCATTAGGAAAT accACCATTCCCGCCGTCGTAGATGTGGCGTACCGTTACGTTGGACATGTGTCGtcgacgatatttttcatcggaACTTCGCCCGAGTTGGAAATGACCTTGTTTACACTTTGCTATTTTGCAAGACCTAACAAATATTGCCATATATCGATGAACGGAACCGATTTCGGAATCAAAACTTACGTTACGAACCATCGTGGTCGTCACGCTCATTTAGCTACAGCATTTCCGCAATATTAA